AGGCACTGCCCTGGATGGGTTCGGACGTCTGAAGAGATTTGTTGGTCCAGTGGTCTTTAGACACGCATTATTCATTCAATCATCCATATCGCCAAAAAATGCATGCATGCAAAAAACCTATCCACTCTACTTGCCTTCTCCCCGCACCTCATTCAACCTCTCCCATTCCACCAACGCATGCATAACCAGCGCTTGCCCATACGGCATCGGGGTAATCGCAATATCCCTATAAAACTGGAGGGTTTCGCCCATACCTGTGCCAAAGGAGACGTTGGCGACTTGGCCGTCGGGTTGGATTTGGGTGAGGATGGCGGCGAGGGCGGTGTCGGCTGCGGCGCGGTAGGAGGGGGCTTTGGATGCGGGGAGCAGGCCCTAGAGAGGGTTTTTAGCATTTACAAAGCGAAGCGGTTAGCGGGGGGTTAAGACGTACCATCCTCAAACCCATATATATACCGGCTACAAACCCGGCACTAGCGCTTGTTTCTACATAACTCTCGGGGTCGTCGAGGAGGGTGTGCCACATGCCCGAGTTGGGGTCTtggagggagatgagggcGTCGACTTGGCGGGTCCATGtttggatgaggaagcggGCGGTGGGGTCGGTTGGGTGGAGGGGTTTCGGGtggggggaggaggaggtgggggagaggatggagaggagcaTAGGGATGGCGAGTGTGATCCAGCAGTTACCTCGTGCCCAGAATGCTCTCGCGAAATTATGtccattcttccctcccttccaccCTTGTCCACCTTCCAATTCCGCCGCGCGGCCTTGTTTACCAGGGGTAAACTCCCAGCCGTGGTACCATAGCCCGGTGACAGGGTCGGCGAGATATCGGATATGTAAGAGGAATTGGTACACCGCTTCGTCGATCCATGAGGGCtggttgaggaggatgccGAGTTTGGCGAGCGGGATGGCGGACATCATGAGGGTGTCGTCCCAGAGGTTTTGAGGGTGGGCGTTGGCGTAGGTTACTAATAGAGAAAGCCTGTGGTTTTAGCTTCTCTGGCCAAGGTATCTGTGAAGAGCGGCGGAGACGCACTGTGCTGGAACCCGCCTTCCTCTGTCTTTGGCAAACCATCATCCCGCATGACCCACTGTGCCCAATCCTCACACCAAGCTCTCCATTTCCCTTGCTCGTCCTTTTCCCGCCCGTCTTCCAAGAAAGAGGCCAAGGCGTAAAAGGGGGAGAATGTGTTGATGTTTTTGGGGGCGCCTTTGCCGGACGTACGGGCGTATTGGGAGTTGAACCATGCGATGGCGGTGTCTAGGGATTTCTGGGAGGCGGGGGATGTGCGCGAGATGGCAGAGTGCTGCGAGAAAGTGAACAAGATGGCATGATTACATGAGTAAACGACGTACGTGGCAGAGAGCAGTCAGGGCGATACCGTGAGTCCATTCCCAGGAAAACACGGTTGGGTGTTCCCAGCCTTTGGTGTCGATCAATGTCCCGTCGTCCACTATCGCCGGTTGTGCTTAGTGTAAGTCGGGAGCAGGGGGAGTAAAATACGCACGCTTCAGGAGAAACctcccatcttcgtctCTGATAGAAACGAGGCCGTCGGTCAGGAGGTTGATCAGGTGTGTGGCCCTGTCGCTGTCGAGGTCGAGGGCGAGCGGGGTGCTGGGGACGGAGGATGCCTGGGGCTTTTCAGAGTCGAGCTGGGCTTTGGCCTGGACGGTGAAGATTTCTTCTGCGGTATGGGCGGTGGTCATTGTGGGTGTTCGTAGGGGATGGGGGGGA
The nucleotide sequence above comes from Cryptococcus neoformans var. grubii H99 chromosome 1, complete sequence. Encoded proteins:
- a CDS encoding plant-inducible protein → MTTAHTAEEIFTVQAKAQLDSEKPQASSVPSTPLALDLDSDRATHLINLLTDGLVSIRDEDGRFLLKLDDGTLIDTKGWEHPTVFSWEWTHGIALTALCHHSAISRTSPASQKSLDTAIAWFNSQYARTSGKGAPKNINTFSPFYALASFLEDGREKDEQGKWRAWCEDWAQWVMRDDGLPKTEEGGFQHITYANAHPQNLWDDTLMMSAIPLAKLGILLNQPSWIDEAVYQFLLHIRYLADPVTGLWYHGWEFTPGKQGRAAELEGGQGWKGGKNGHNFARAFWARGNCWITLAIPMLLSILSPTSSSPHPKPLHPTDPTARFLIQTWTRQVDALISLQDPNSGMWHTLLDDPESYVETSASAGFVAGIYMGLRMGLLPASKAPSYRAAADTALAAILTQIQPDGQVANVSFGTGMGETLQFYRDIAITPMPYGQALVMHALVEWERLNEVRGEGK